The Arabidopsis thaliana chromosome 5, partial sequence genomic interval ataaaagacTTGATTGGATTTTATTGTTTGCAGAAAGAGGAGCTTCAATTTAAGGTTGGATCTATTGACGAAGGGACTAGATATGACGCATTACGATGTATCGCTAATTGTGAAGGTACACCAACTCAACCAAATATGTAGTTGTATTGAGCTAAAATAAACCATTCGTTAGAGATATAGGGATTTTATGTAGATCATTTTATTAGGCTTAATATTTTAGTCATTTACTTATTTGGTAAATAACAAGAATATACATTCATTCATTGTTGATTGAAAAAACTTGGACATGATAAATTGGTATGTGACTTCCAATATTTTATAATGTATATTTTGTAGATGGATGGATAGAATAATAACCAACACATTAAAATGGCAATATATAACAcattttcactaaaaatgtTTTGCCATAAACTGCAAGTTCTCTAAATTAAACAAtgtttacaaatgtttttattttgttttgttttgttaggagttgcttttgttgattttgatgaggAAGAGGCCACAATAATtgtgaagagagaaaaactcgatgaatgtaaaattaagaaaaaattagataaatttttgaatgaaTCTAAAGGAGGatgtttctcttgttttagTCGCTAATAatttttggagaagaagtgaAGTGAACTGGTAATGGAAAtcaactttcaaaataaaatgaagttaaaagaaattacaaataGATTCTCATTTGTATTTCTCCCTATTATAATCTACaacatcatatttttcttaatttgatcAATCTTCATAAGTCAAAATGATCAACaacattacaaatttattatgttttttttgggtcaaattatatgaaattatatttggtaaattaaaaagaaaagaaaaagagagttgattgataataataaaccACCAAACCCGTCTTTTAGACACAACAGTTGTTGTTGCCATTCATACGCGCTTCCATCAACCCTTTGGTCTTGGAAGCCAAATCAAACCTTTCCTTCAATCCTcaaattttcgaaaattttctcttttgctttacGTTCTCTCAATTCTTATTTGTAAGAAAGTTTGTTCCtttaatcaatcaaatcaaagagacTTTTGAAGATTGTTTCCCAATTTGCGTCAATCGGGATCGAGTCAAATCTGAAATCTTCTCCACTCATCATCTGGTACGTTTGATGATTCCAAATCAGAAACATTAAAGGACAAGAAATGTTCGaatttttgattgattctctCTGATTTTCAATCATTTGGTTGTAGAAGCAAAAGGGTTTGGTTCATTCATTCTCTCGTGTTGCCCTTATTTCGGATTCGGATAGATTTGGAGCTAAATTAggggttttgacttttttagTTTCTCCCATTCAATAAATTTCGAAGCTTGTGAGGGAAAAGTCTTGGTTTTTATTGTCATTTATTactttgcttcttaaagcttgAGAGATCGATTCGTATATTGATTCAAACACTTGACAGTTGTGTCTTAAACTGGAATTGTTGCAATtaaatgtttatgttttcaatgAGTCTCTCTAGTTGAGTTTGATTTCAGCTTCTTGTTCTATCCAACAGACTATAAGACTTAATCAAGGGACTTTTTGTtcgggtttggttttaaacGTCTTGGATTCGAAGTGGTTAAGGTATGGATGAAAATAATGGAGGTTCAAGCTCACTTCCACCTTTCCTTACTAAAACATATGAAATGgttgatgattcttcttctgactCGGTCGTTGCTTGGAgcgaaaacaacaaaagcttcATCGTCAAGAATCCAGCAGAGTTTTCAAGAGACCTTCTTCCGAGATTCTTCAAGCATAAGAATTTCTCAAGTTTCATCCGTCAGCTTAATACATATGTAAAgcttttgtctttgtatctcaTCTCTTTGGGGATTGGTGTTTGCTGCATCGCTAAGATTAACAacctttttgtgtttttgtttgcgTAGGGTTTTCGAAAAGTAGATCCTGAGAAATGGGAATTCTtgaatgatgattttgttagAGGTCGACCTTACCTTATGAAGAACATTCATAGACGAAAACCGGTTCATAGCCACTCGTTAGTGAATCTACAAGCGCAAAATCCTTTGACGGAATCAGAAAGACGGAGCATGGAGGATCAGATAGAAAGActgaaaaatgagaaagaaggCCTTCTTGCGGAGTTACAGAACCAAGAGCAAGAACGGAAAGAGTTTGAGCTGCAAGTAACGACATTGAAAGATCGGTTACAACATATGGAACAACATCAGAAATCAATAGTGGCATATGTTTCACAGGTTTTGGGAAAACCAGGACTTTCACTAAACCTCGAAAACcatgagagaagaaaaagaagatttcaaGAGAACTCTCTTCCTCCAAGCAGTTCACACATAGAACAGGTCGAAAAGTTAGAATCTTCGCTAACGTTTTGGGAGAATCTTGTATCGGAATCATGCGAGAAGAGCGGTTTGCAGTCATCAAGCATGGATCATGATGCAGCTGAGTCAAGTCTAAGTATTGGCGATACACGACCCAAATCATCGAAGATTGATATGAACTCAGAGCCGCCCGTTACCGTTACTGCGCCTGCTCCAAAAACAGGCGTTAACGATGACTTTTGGGAACAATGTTTGACAGAGAACCCTGGATCAACCGAGCAACAAGAAGTTCAGTCAGAGAGAAGAGATGTCGGTAATGATAATAATGGTAATAAGATTGGAAATCAAAGGACGTATTGGTGGAATTCAGGGAATGTAAATAACATTACAGAGAAAGCTTCTTGACATGAATGAggtttttgtaaaatagttttcttttggttccaCTGAGATTATTGTATGTGTTCATTATTTATTACTCTGTTTctgtaaaaacaaatctctctaTTGTTTGAGGCAGGAGTGACATAAATGCATATGCAGAATTGGTTTCTTTGCCTTCATATTTCAGTTATATAATTTACAGAGTCAGTTTTGTTTGTAGCAAACATATGAACAAAGAGAGAGTTACAGAGTTTaggaaaagaaacaacaaaattctaaaaagaattaaaaaagcTCCGATGCCGGGAATCGAACCCGGGTCTCCTGGGTGAAAGCCAGATATCCTAACCGCTGGACGACATCGGATTTGATGTTCATAGAACTCTTATTAACTATATACTCAATGATGGACCAAACAAACCAACGAAGGAGATCAATGAAacaattggttttgagttatCTGACAactatttcatcaaaaataatacaaaatgcAAGAAATTTTGTCATGCcctaataaaaaataaaaactcataattatTTAGCTAAATAAAGATTTCTTGatcaaagattcaagaaaatttCTATAGCTACAAAGATTACATTATGATCTAAGAAAAGAAGTAAagcaaaataagaagaagaaacaaaactatcTAGGAGGAGATCTCGTTGATAGACATTTCCCACAAGAGACAAGCTTCAACAACGAATGTAATCGTAACTTCCTTGTTCTCACCTTCAATCTCGATAGCTAcaatttcaaagtttcaatttttcaatcacaaagacaacaaacagagtcatatatataaagaatagAGAGAAATTGAATGTGTTTACCTTGCGACGAGTGCTTCTTGATGCTTTCCAACATATCAAGCTTCTTGATCTTGGTTCAAGTTTCCTGCAAAAACCAACgaattatcaaacaaaactgtaaaaaaaaattttaggAACAAGTTTTGGTTAATCTTGTTCTTACAAATTCTCTTGTTCAAGCTTATTTGCAATCTCCACAGCTTTGTGTTTCGACCAACTGTTTCCTTCAGCTTGTTTAATCACTTGAGCCAACGAAACTTTTCCTCTCACAATGCTCTGgttctgattttggttttggttttgacttGCTTCCAAGTGTTTCCTTCTAACTCGAGTCATTGGAGATTCAGAGTCAGCCACTTCAACGATTTCGCTTCTTCCGCTTTCACGGAATCTCTCACCGTTGCTTAAACCTTGTAATGACGAGAAACCGAGGTCTTTCTTCGACTCGGTTCTCATCTCTAACGTGACTGGAGATCCAAGAACAGCCTCAAACGCTTTCAAAATGTGTTCTTCGAAATTCTCAGCCGTTGATTTCGCTATTGGCGAATTAAACATTAACTGCACCATAGGAGCTGCGAAAACTACGAAGTTAGAAAAGCTTTGTTTTCAATATGAACAATGTTCTACTACGTTTATGCATTTACCTGAGCCGATACTAATCGAAAAGATCTTCCCTTCTTTATAAAGAAACTCTCGTAAGCCGTTAACTCGAACATTCTCGATAACCGCTAACCAAATATCTTCAACGGAAGGTCGGTTTTTGCAGCTGAAACCTTGCTTACTATCATCTCTTCTTGTTCCGGCTACAACATGGTTCGAAGGATCCGAATCCGTCAATGGAGTATGGTTAAAGCTAGCATCAGCAGAAGAACTATGCGGAAGCAAGTACTGTTTATCAGGAGCTAGCTGTAGCAATGCAGCAGTGAGCCAAGTTAGTTTATCGTTCGATACTCTCAACTGTTTTTCTGATTCAGATAGTGTTTTCAAAGCTTGTTTCAGCTTCTCCATATCTTCTTTAGACACTGGAACaacggaaaagaaaaatcggTTATTACAGTTACAAATACTTCTCATTTTGGATGATGGAAATGTTTGAAAAGCTCACGTGGTTGTCGCCGgaaaaactttcttttacaTTGATCTTTAGTGAAGTCATAGCTTCCCGCGAGGATATCGGTTATGACGGTTGCGAGCTGTGACATCAAAGCTAATGGTTCTAGGCCGGTTTCCATTATTATTCTTAGGTTCTTTACGGTGTTTACAGTATCCGCGGATAAGGCTAGATCAAGAAGATCAACTAATTTCTCATCAGATATTAACCCAacctgaaaagaaaacaagaacataATGAGAACAATGCCAATGGAAAATatagaaatgtttttgatCATTACCATTTCTTGAACTAAAGGAACAGAGATTCTTGTTCCAAGCAAACTCAGCTGTTCTAGAGTCATTTCCGCGTCTCTCAAGGAACCATCTGATCTCGAAGCAACAAGCTTCAACGCATCTTTATCGatatcaatctcttcttttgatGCAATAAGTTGCAAAGAATCGATGATATCTACGTCTTTGAGCTTAGGGAAAAAGAATTTCTGGCACCTCGAAACGATAATGTGAGGCAAAACATCAAGACTCGAACATACAAGAACGAAAACCACACGACGAGGTGCTCGGTCCACTATTTTCGATAGCGTATTCCAACAATCTGTTGACATAGTATCGCAATCATCGAATATTAACACAAGCTGCTGCTTTTGCTGCTGACGAATGTTCGTTTTATCGAGCAAATTCTCAAAGTCGAAACTTTTTACAGGACCCATTTCTCGAATGTACCGGTTCTTACCATCATCATAAGAAACACAAGAACTGCATACACCGCAAGGCTTTGATTGTTCCGTAGAATGGCAGTTCAAAGCTCTAGCAAATACCCGAGCACAAGATGTTTTTCCGGTTCCATTTGGACCGTGGAATACGTAAAGAAGTCCAACTCTTCGTTTAGCTATAGCGTTAGACAGAGCCTGCACCACAAGATTCTGTCCCAAAAGATCCCGGAATGTTCTTGGAGCGTACTTCTGCGTAAAACTTTGATGCCACCGAGTATTTTTACGGCTACTCTTCTTACCAATGACTGAATCTTTTCCATTCTTGAGCAAATTGTCAGCGAATATACCCAACTCGCCTGAGTAATCATGCACCCATTCTTCATTGTCTGCGCTATCGACTAAAAGAGGTAACGCCTCGCGATCAGAAGAGCTTGAATCAGAAAACATCGGCGTACCAGCTTCGCCTTTCCTTCCCTTTGAATCAGATATTCCACAAGATAAACTCCTACCAGCTATATCAAGAAAAGTTTTGCCTCTATGATGAATTCTTGACCAATTAAACGGTATTCCACAACTCATGTTCTGTTCTCtatctcttcctcctcctccttcttctcccTCATACTTCTCACCACGAGGCACTGAGTTAGAAGCAATAGACATCTCACTCTCATTACCAGCAGCATTGTCTCTAACATTAACGGCCCGTCCCGCTCTCCTCGTCCCTCTAAACTTCCGTCTTCTACACCCATCACCGCGCGGTCTAACATTACAAGAAACTAAATCATCACTATCACCACCAACCTCATTTAACTGATCAGAAAGAGTCTTGACAATAGCCTCATTAACCTTCTTATTAATCCTATCTTTCGATACCGACTTCACGGAAGGAACACTATAAACCTCATTAACTTCTTCTACTCTATAACTCTTCCTACTCGACCTATCAAACTTTTCATCAGAAGGAGTAACTTTAGATGTTCCAAAACTCACAATTGGAGAAGAACCAGACAACCTAAGAccagatcttcttcttccctcacGTGAGTCCTGATGATCTTCTTTCAAATTCGGGCTCGCTGATGGGTCACGAAGTGATCTTGATCTCTGAAGAACGACAAGATCTCTCATAAGAAGAGACCGGTCAGTTAAAACCGGACtctgtttgttgttgttgtgcaTATGATTCTTCAAATGAATACAGTTGGTTAAGTGAATATGGTTACGAAGATGCTCACCGATGTCTCCATTTGAATCTTTGAGAACTCGAGAAGAAGCAACCCTACTCATGAATATATGATCACAagtgctctgttttcttcgtTAGACTCTTGTCTAAGTATCTATAGAAGAACCAAATCAAGCTGTATCT includes:
- a CDS encoding AAA-type ATPase family protein (AAA-type ATPase family protein; FUNCTIONS IN: nucleoside-triphosphatase activity, DNA binding, DNA-directed DNA polymerase activity, nucleotide binding, ATP binding; INVOLVED IN: DNA replication; LOCATED IN: DNA polymerase III complex; CONTAINS InterPro DOMAIN/s: ATPase, AAA+ type, core (InterPro:IPR003593), ATPase, AAA-type, core (InterPro:IPR003959), DNA polymerase III, clamp loader complex, gamma/delta/delta subunit, C-terminal (InterPro:IPR008921), DNA polymerase III, subunit gamma/ tau (InterPro:IPR012763); BEST Arabidopsis thaliana protein match is: AAA-type ATPase family protein (TAIR:AT4G18820.1); Has 13188 Blast hits to 13168 proteins in 2852 species: Archae - 365; Bacteria - 7695; Metazoa - 381; Fungi - 497; Plants - 312; Viruses - 26; Other Eukaryotes - 3912 (source: NCBI BLink).) yields the protein MSRVASSRVLKDSNGDIGEHLRNHIHLTNCIHLKNHMHNNNKQSPVLTDRSLLMRDLVVLQRSRSLRDPSASPNLKEDHQDSREGRRRSGLRLSGSSPIVSFGTSKVTPSDEKFDRSSRKSYRVEEVNEVYSVPSVKSVSKDRINKKVNEAIVKTLSDQLNEVGGDSDDLVSCNVRPRGDGCRRRKFRGTRRAGRAVNVRDNAAGNESEMSIASNSVPRGEKYEGEEGGGGRDREQNMSCGIPFNWSRIHHRGKTFLDIAGRSLSCGISDSKGRKGEAGTPMFSDSSSSDREALPLLVDSADNEEWVHDYSGELGIFADNLLKNGKDSVIGKKSSRKNTRWHQSFTQKYAPRTFRDLLGQNLVVQALSNAIAKRRVGLLYVFHGPNGTGKTSCARVFARALNCHSTEQSKPCGVCSSCVSYDDGKNRYIREMGPVKSFDFENLLDKTNIRQQQKQQLVLIFDDCDTMSTDCWNTLSKIVDRAPRRVVFVLVCSSLDVLPHIIVSRCQKFFFPKLKDVDIIDSLQLIASKEEIDIDKDALKLVASRSDGSLRDAEMTLEQLSLLGTRISVPLVQEMVGLISDEKLVDLLDLALSADTVNTVKNLRIIMETGLEPLALMSQLATVITDILAGSYDFTKDQCKRKFFRRQPLSKEDMEKLKQALKTLSESEKQLRVSNDKLTWLTAALLQLAPDKQYLLPHSSSADASFNHTPLTDSDPSNHVVAGTRRDDSKQGFSCKNRPSVEDIWLAVIENVRVNGLREFLYKEGKIFSISIGSAPMVQLMFNSPIAKSTAENFEEHILKAFEAVLGSPVTLEMRTESKKDLGFSSLQGLSNGERFRESGRSEIVEVADSESPMTRVRRKHLEASQNQNQNQNQSIVRGKVSLAQVIKQAEGNSWSKHKAVEIANKLEQENLKLEPRSRSLICWKASRSTRRKLSRLKVRTRKLRLHSLLKLVSCGKCLSTRSPPR
- the RHA1 gene encoding winged-helix DNA-binding transcription factor family protein, with protein sequence MDENNGGSSSLPPFLTKTYEMVDDSSSDSVVAWSENNKSFIVKNPAEFSRDLLPRFFKHKNFSSFIRQLNTYGFRKVDPEKWEFLNDDFVRGRPYLMKNIHRRKPVHSHSLVNLQAQNPLTESERRSMEDQIERLKNEKEGLLAELQNQEQERKEFELQVTTLKDRLQHMEQHQKSIVAYVSQVLGKPGLSLNLENHERRKRRFQENSLPPSSSHIEQVEKLESSLTFWENLVSESCEKSGLQSSSMDHDAAESSLSIGDTRPKSSKIDMNSEPPVTVTAPAPKTGVNDDFWEQCLTENPGSTEQQEVQSERRDVGNDNNGNKIGNQRTYWWNSGNVNNITEKAS
- a CDS encoding AAA-type ATPase family protein (AAA-type ATPase family protein; FUNCTIONS IN: nucleoside-triphosphatase activity, DNA binding, DNA-directed DNA polymerase activity, nucleotide binding, ATP binding; INVOLVED IN: DNA replication; LOCATED IN: DNA polymerase III complex; CONTAINS InterPro DOMAIN/s: ATPase, AAA-type, core (InterPro:IPR003959), ATPase, AAA+ type, core (InterPro:IPR003593), DNA polymerase III, clamp loader complex, gamma/delta/delta subunit, C-terminal (InterPro:IPR008921), DNA polymerase III, subunit gamma/ tau (InterPro:IPR012763); BEST Arabidopsis thaliana protein match is: AAA-type ATPase family protein (TAIR:AT4G18820.1).) encodes the protein MSRVASSRVLKDSNGDIGEHLRNHIHLTNCIHLKNHMHNNNKQSPVLTDRSLLMRDLVVLQRSRSLRDPSASPNLKEDHQDSREGRRRSGLRLSGSSPIVSFGTSKVTPSDEKFDRSSRKSYRVEEVNEVYSVPSVKSVSKDRINKKVNEAIVKTLSDQLNEVGGDSDDLVSCNVRPRGDGCRRRKFRGTRRAGRAVNVRDNAAGNESEMSIASNSVPRGEKYEGEEGGGGRDREQNMSCGIPFNWSRIHHRGKTFLDIAGRSLSCGISDSKGRKGEAGTPMFSDSSSSDREALPLLVDSADNEEWVHDYSGELGIFADNLLKNGKDSVIGKKSSRKNTRWHQSFTQKYAPRTFRDLLGQNLVVQALSNAIAKRRVGLLYVFHGPNGTGKTSCARVFARALNCHSTEQSKPCGVCSSCVSYDDGKNRYIREMGPVKSFDFENLLDKTNIRQQQKQQLVLIFDDCDTMSTDCWNTLSKIVDRAPRRVVFVLVCSSLDVLPHIIVSRCQKFFFPKLKDVDIIDSLQLIASKEEIDIDKDALKLVASRSDGSLRDAEMTLEQLSLLGTRISVPLVQEMVGLISDEKLVDLLDLALSADTVNTVKNLRIIMETGLEPLALMSQLATVITDILAGSYDFTKDQLSKEDMEKLKQALKTLSESEKQLRVSNDKLTWLTAALLQLAPDKQYLLPHSSSADASFNHTPLTDSDPSNHVVAGTRRDDSKQGFSCKNRPSVEDIWLAVIENVRVNGLREFLYKEGKIFSISIGSAPMVQLMFNSPIAKSTAENFEEHILKAFEAVLGSPVTLEMRTESKKDLGFSSLQGLSNGERFRESGRSEIVEVADSESPMTRVRRKHLEASQNQNQNQNQSIVRGKVSLAQVIKQAEGNSWSKHKAVEIANKLEQENLKLEPRSRSLICWKASRSTRRKLSRLKVRTRKLRLHSLLKLVSCGKCLSTRSPPR
- the RHA1 gene encoding winged-helix DNA-binding transcription factor family protein produces the protein MKNIHRRKPVHSHSLVNLQAQNPLTESERRSMEDQIERLKNEKEGLLAELQNQEQERKEFELQVTTLKDRLQHMEQHQKSIVAYVSQVLGKPGLSLNLENHERRKRRFQENSLPPSSSHIEQVEKLESSLTFWENLVSESCEKSGLQSSSMDHDAAESSLSIGDTRPKSSKIDMNSEPPVTVTAPAPKTGVNDDFWEQCLTENPGSTEQQEVQSERRDVGNDNNGNKIGNQRTYWWNSGNVNNITEKAS